In Dermatophilus congolensis, a genomic segment contains:
- the fliN gene encoding flagellar motor switch protein FliN: MSTNSLDVDSALLAAAGVLPAHFADTDALRLETLDPIQATTMSLPGGAIGVETNLSNADNLGTLVMVVTGLIDHAKGEIFDRNEARTLWTAALTEAMEALKGEIGDFKNGQIHMVDAFDALEKADESNVVGVFNEDTLAGMLIALPKEATGQGAAAELAAAIAAAEAEENDEDSETSDSEDTTDETSGSEETTAEDTTDDTAAAAASATPPPGFPPPGMPGAPDPYAAYYAGMPAYPGPGGLQGLSPEEAAAMHAQAVAARQAAQPSTTAPQFQPLYGGMVMAADPRRIDLLREVIMGVSVELGRTQLTVQEILGLTPGSIVELDRAAGAPVDVLVNGTLIAHGEVVVVDEEFAVRISEVVGREGAITA; this comes from the coding sequence ATGTCCACGAACTCTTTGGACGTCGACTCCGCGCTCTTAGCCGCGGCAGGCGTACTACCCGCGCACTTCGCGGACACAGACGCCCTGCGGCTGGAGACCCTCGACCCGATCCAGGCAACCACCATGTCCCTTCCCGGTGGCGCGATCGGCGTAGAGACAAACCTCTCTAACGCTGACAACCTCGGCACCCTCGTCATGGTGGTCACAGGACTTATCGATCACGCCAAAGGTGAAATCTTCGACCGCAACGAAGCACGCACCCTATGGACAGCCGCGCTCACCGAAGCAATGGAAGCCCTCAAAGGCGAAATCGGTGACTTCAAAAACGGCCAAATCCACATGGTCGACGCCTTCGACGCCCTCGAAAAAGCAGACGAATCCAACGTTGTTGGCGTATTCAACGAAGACACCCTCGCCGGCATGCTCATCGCACTGCCCAAAGAAGCCACCGGCCAAGGCGCTGCCGCCGAACTGGCCGCAGCCATCGCCGCCGCCGAAGCAGAAGAAAACGACGAAGACAGCGAAACCAGCGACAGCGAAGACACCACCGACGAAACCAGCGGCAGCGAAGAGACCACCGCTGAGGACACCACCGACGACACCGCCGCAGCCGCTGCCAGCGCCACACCACCCCCCGGCTTCCCCCCACCGGGAATGCCAGGAGCCCCCGATCCTTACGCTGCCTACTACGCAGGAATGCCTGCATACCCCGGCCCCGGCGGACTCCAAGGACTCAGCCCCGAAGAAGCCGCAGCCATGCACGCCCAAGCCGTCGCCGCTCGGCAAGCAGCCCAACCCTCCACCACAGCTCCCCAGTTCCAGCCCCTCTATGGCGGCATGGTCATGGCCGCCGACCCTCGCCGCATCGACCTGCTCCGCGAAGTCATCATGGGAGTCTCCGTTGAGCTTGGCCGCACCCAACTGACTGTCCAAGAAATCCTCGGACTAACCCCCGGGTCCATCGTGGAACTCGACCGTGCCGCCGGCGCACCCGTCGACGTACTCGTCAACGGCACCCTCATCGCCCACGGCGAAGTCGTCGTCGTCGACGAAGA
- a CDS encoding flagellar motor switch protein FliM: protein MSAEPIVYDFRSPNRFSREQFRALQVANETFSRQIATVLSTTLRMVVHCNLEEVEQTTYDEYISTLPNPSLLAIVTLDPLPDAGLFHMPLEVGMNVIDRLLGGPGTATQPTRALSEMEAGLLGNVLRRMINELAYAFETLEKIQPVVGALESDAQFIQLVQPSDPMVVSTFELRLGEQEAKASLALPISTLQPALDKLTEKPPLELTGPRAVAVEQLRQQVSTVPQVVRVAFDEITLTSGDILDLEVGDVLPLGHPTNQPLTMSADGVPVAKAVPGSHGHRFACQIVSL from the coding sequence GTGAGTGCTGAGCCGATCGTCTACGACTTCCGTAGCCCCAACCGGTTCAGTCGCGAGCAATTTAGGGCGCTTCAGGTGGCGAACGAAACGTTCTCCCGCCAGATCGCGACCGTGCTTTCGACGACACTGCGGATGGTGGTCCACTGCAACCTCGAGGAGGTAGAGCAAACAACATACGACGAATACATTTCTACCCTGCCCAACCCATCGTTGCTGGCTATCGTGACACTGGACCCTCTGCCTGACGCAGGCCTGTTCCACATGCCACTCGAAGTGGGAATGAACGTTATCGACCGTCTACTCGGTGGACCAGGCACCGCCACACAACCCACCAGGGCCCTATCCGAAATGGAAGCAGGGCTCCTCGGGAACGTGCTGCGGCGCATGATCAACGAACTCGCCTACGCATTCGAAACACTCGAAAAAATCCAACCCGTAGTCGGGGCACTGGAGAGCGACGCGCAATTCATCCAACTGGTACAACCATCTGACCCGATGGTCGTATCAACCTTCGAACTGCGCCTGGGGGAGCAGGAAGCAAAAGCTTCCCTCGCACTCCCGATCTCCACACTTCAACCCGCCCTAGACAAACTGACGGAAAAACCACCACTGGAACTCACCGGACCCCGGGCAGTAGCAGTGGAACAACTTCGCCAACAAGTTTCGACCGTGCCGCAAGTAGTCCGCGTCGCGTTCGATGAAATCACGCTCACCAGTGGAGACATCCTCGATCTCGAGGTAGGGGACGTGCTCCCACTGGGTCATCCGACCAACCAGCCGCTCACGATGTCAGCCGACGGAGTGCCTGTCGCTAAAGCAGTACCTGGATCGCATGGCCACCGTTTTGCTTGCCAAATCGTCTCCCTCTGA